A window of Bradyrhizobium diazoefficiens genomic DNA:
TCATCTCGCCTTGGGCCCTGGAAAGGGGCCAAAACCGCTTTAACTACCGGTGGCTGGTCGCAAGATCGGGAACGCCGGTTCAACTCGTTGATTGTCAGGAGGAGGAGCGACGGCTAATGGACGGTCCGGCGGTCCCCGCCGGATGGGAAGCTCCGATGTCCGTTCAAATGGTCTTGCTGCCGGTCTTCGTCCAGATCGGGCTCACCTTCGCGCTTCTGATTGGCATGGTGTTCGCGCGCCGCAAGACGCTGGTCTCCGGCGAGACCAAAATCCGCGACATTGCGCTGGGCGAGCCGAACTGGCCGAAGAGCGCCACACAAATCGCCAATTGCTACCGCAACCAGTTCGAACTGCCGGTCCTGTTCTACGTCCTGATCGCACTGGCATTGCCCTTGCGCCGCGCCGATCTTTTCATCGTGCTGATGTCCTGGGTCTTCGTGGTGACGCGCTTTGCCCATGCCGGGGTCTTCGTCTCCTCGAACGATTTCGGCCGGCGCTCCACGGTCTGGCTCGCCGGCGTGCTGGTGCTGCTGGCGATGTGGATCTACTTCGCCCTGAGGCTCTTGTTGCTGATCTAGGCGCTCGCCCACCAATGCTGATCTGAAAGATCCCGAATGACCCCCGCTGCCCGGCTGTCCGCAGCCATCGAGCTGATCGACACCATCGAGAAGGACCGCGTGCCTGCGGCGAAAGCGTTGAAGGAGTGGGGAACTGCGCACCGCTTTGCCGGTTCCGGTGACCGCGCCGCTATCGCCGGCCTCGTCTGGGACGTGCTGCGCCGCTACGCCTCGAGCGCGTTCCTGATGGATTCCGACACCGCGCGGGCGCGGCTGATCGGCATGCTCCGCCTTGAGCGCAACATGGACACAGCGACGATGGGCGCGTTGTTCGACGGCAGCCGGTTTGCGCCGCCGCCACTGACGGAGGCCGAGGAGGCCGCGCTCGCCTCGCGTTCCCTCCAGAACGCGCCGGCAGCGATCGCCGGCGACTATCCCGAATGGCTGGATCCGCACCTTGCAAAAGTCTTCGGCGAGGACCGTGCGGCGGAGGCGGCCGCGATGGCCAGCCGGGCGCCGCTCGACCTGCGCGTCAACACACTAAAATCCAATCGCGACAAGGCGCTGCAGTCGCTTGCTCATCTTCATGCGAAACCGACGCCATGGTCGGCGACGGGGTTGCGCATCGAGCTTTCGGCCGATGCCCGCAATCCCGGGATCGCCGCGGAAGAGGATTTCATCAAGGGCGCCATTGAAGTGCAGGATGAGGGATCGCAGCTTGCGGCCCAATTCACCGCGGCAAAACCCGGCGAGCAGGTGATCGACCTCTGTGCGGGCGCGGGCGGCAAGACGCTGGCGCTCGCCGCCCTGATGCAGGGCAAGGGCCGGCTGATCGCGACCGATCGCGACAAGCGCCAGCTTGTGCCGATCCACGAACGGCTGTCGCGTGCCGGCGTCCACAACGCCGATGTCCGCACGCCCAAGGGCGAGGCCGATCCGCTGGCTGACATCCACGCCTCGGCCGACCTCGTCGTGATCGACGCACCCTGCACGGGAACTGGAACCTGGCGCCGCAATCCCGATGCCAAATGGCGCATGCGCCCCGGCGCGCTGGAGATCCGGCTGCGCGACCAGGCCGAAGTGCTGGAGCGCGCGGTGCCGCTGGTGAAGCAAGGCGGCCGCATCGCCTACATCACCTGTTCGGTGCTTTCAGAGGAGAACGGTGAGCAGGTAAGGGCGTTCGTCGCTCGCCATCCCGAGTTCGCGGCCGTCCCGCCCGAGCAGACCGCGAGCGTGCTCTGGGACAAGGCGGAGGCCTTTGGCGAGGCCGCGCTGCAGTTGCCGGAGGGCTGGCTGATGACGCCGCGGCGGACCGGGACGGATGGGTTCTTCGTGTCGGTGTTGAAGAAGGCGGCTTGATCTCACCGCCATTCCGGGCCTCGCGCAGCGAGAGCCCGCAATCCATTGTGCCGCAGAGACGGCCGACCGATGGATTCCGGGTTCGCCCTGCGGGCGCCCCGGAATGACCGGCCAAAACAAAAGCCCCGCGCACCGAATCCCGGTCGCGGGGCCTTCTAGCTCTAGCGTTCTGCCGGTACGTCCGTGGTCAGAACGCCGGTGCGCGGGCGTTAGCCGACGCGGAGATTGTCAGCGGAGGACTTGCCGCTGCGACGATCGGCGACGATGTCGAACGAGACCTTCTGACCCTCGTTGAGGGAGGAGAGGCCGGCGCGCTCGACGGCGCTGATGTGCACGAACACGTCCTTCTGGCCGTCGTCCGGCTGGATGAAACCATAACCCTTTTGGGTGTTGAACCACTTCACGGTGCCCATAGCCATGGGAATTTCCTTTAGTTAGTTAGATTGAGTACGCACGTGGACCGGTGCGCGGCATTGCGCCCATAGCCCTGTTCAGTCGATGTTTGGAGAAGTCATCTGAAGCGTGCGCGCCCGTCAGCAACGGAGCGAAGCGGCCCAGTCGTTCGGCCAAGATCGATGATCACAATATAGCGAGAATTTGGGGCCAGTTCAAGGCATCACCCGTGGCCCGGAACGTCGCGCGACTTTTCTATTTTGCGGTGCAAATAAACCGCCCAGGTCAGTCCACGATGAAGAGCGTAGCCCCGGTCGCGGTCGACGACCGGTGCGCGGCGTCGCCGAAGTCCGAGACGTGGTAGCTCATCCCCGCCGTGAGCTTGAACGTGCGCCCGTCACGCAGCTCAGAATGGAGCTCGCCCGTCAGCACGTAGAGCACGTGGCCGCGATCGCACCAATGGTCGGCCAGGTAGCCCGGCGAATACTCCACCATCCGGACCCGGAGCTCGCCGATATCGAGCGTGCGCCACAAGGCTTGGCCGGCCTCGCCCGGATGTACCGTTGGTTCAATCTTGCTCCAGTCGGTGACGGTAAAGGGGGAGGTGGGGAGTTTCATGGCGGGTCCTGTGTCAGTGTTGGCAGTGCTATTGTTAGCGCTTCATTCTGCAGTCTTCGTCATTACTTCGCTGCGCGCGCAATGTTGCGGCAGGCTCGCGCCTCACTCTCGGCGTCATGGCCCGGCTTTGACCGGGCGATCCAGTTCGCCGACGCCCGTGGTTCAGCGAGAAGCCGCGTCGTACCGCCTGCGCGCGGAATGTCAGCAGCGAGTGGGGCTCCTATTGCACCAAATGGTTCGCCGAGCCCTGCACGATCAGCCCCGCCTCATTCACCCGCAGATATTCGCAGATCCGCTTGCCCCGCTCGTTCTCGTAGAACACCACGACGCTATCCGGACTGACGAACAAGTCGATCAGCGCAAAATGCAGATCCGGCAACAGGGCGAGCGCCTTGCCCCAATAGGCCCGCAACGCGTCCTTGCCGCGCACTGTGCCGCTGGCGTCGAACCCCATGGCCGGGATGCGGTCCGAGGTCATTATG
This region includes:
- a CDS encoding MAPEG family protein, with amino-acid sequence MSVQMVLLPVFVQIGLTFALLIGMVFARRKTLVSGETKIRDIALGEPNWPKSATQIANCYRNQFELPVLFYVLIALALPLRRADLFIVLMSWVFVVTRFAHAGVFVSSNDFGRRSTVWLAGVLVLLAMWIYFALRLLLLI
- a CDS encoding RsmB/NOP family class I SAM-dependent RNA methyltransferase codes for the protein MTPAARLSAAIELIDTIEKDRVPAAKALKEWGTAHRFAGSGDRAAIAGLVWDVLRRYASSAFLMDSDTARARLIGMLRLERNMDTATMGALFDGSRFAPPPLTEAEEAALASRSLQNAPAAIAGDYPEWLDPHLAKVFGEDRAAEAAAMASRAPLDLRVNTLKSNRDKALQSLAHLHAKPTPWSATGLRIELSADARNPGIAAEEDFIKGAIEVQDEGSQLAAQFTAAKPGEQVIDLCAGAGGKTLALAALMQGKGRLIATDRDKRQLVPIHERLSRAGVHNADVRTPKGEADPLADIHASADLVVIDAPCTGTGTWRRNPDAKWRMRPGALEIRLRDQAEVLERAVPLVKQGGRIAYITCSVLSEENGEQVRAFVARHPEFAAVPPEQTASVLWDKAEAFGEAALQLPEGWLMTPRRTGTDGFFVSVLKKAA
- a CDS encoding cold-shock protein, producing the protein MAMGTVKWFNTQKGYGFIQPDDGQKDVFVHISAVERAGLSSLNEGQKVSFDIVADRRSGKSSADNLRVG
- a CDS encoding DHCW motif cupin fold protein; this translates as MKLPTSPFTVTDWSKIEPTVHPGEAGQALWRTLDIGELRVRMVEYSPGYLADHWCDRGHVLYVLTGELHSELRDGRTFKLTAGMSYHVSDFGDAAHRSSTATGATLFIVD
- a CDS encoding nuclear transport factor 2 family protein, which gives rise to MPQHHQPSSLAALGRTWIEAWNARDLERVLKLYDEAAIMTSDRIPAMGFDASGTVRGKDALRAYWGKALALLPDLHFALIDLFVSPDSVVVFYENERGKRICEYLRVNEAGLIVQGSANHLVQ